The window TCTGCCTGTTCCTGGCTAGTGTGCTCGGATGGTGTGTTTAATTGGGTGTAGCACAGACTGTACTTCAGGGAACTGAGATAAGTTATATCCTGCCCGTTAAAGGGGACAGCGAACCAGGAAGCAAGAGTTCCATCTGTTGGCTTGCTCCAgctccgccccccccccccccacccgaCGGAGTACGGCGGGGAGATGTAGAATGTGGGAGGTGAGGTGCggggatgaggtggaggaggacgagggggggggggggggggggattgtcGGACATCCCAAACAAACAGAATTAGCCTCTCTCATGGGTCAGCTCACAACCCCACTGGTTACTGGTCAGTGCGCGTCTCTCCAGATTTGTGCAGCAGGTGGTAGAAATAACACGGGCTTGAAGAAACATCAAGTCTCCAAAATGCAAAGGAAAGTGTTTCTTCCCGAGAACATAAATCAAGCGCTCCTCTCATTCTCCATCCTGCCCGTGTCGCTGGCTGTGCGGAGCGTGTCAGACTTTGTAGTAGATGTTGGCAGGGCTCTGCGGGGGCATCTCCTGGACAATGTAGACGGGGTGGCCATAGTCGCCGCTCACCTTCTCATAGTGAGGGCAGTAGTTGTTCTCTGTCCGCAGCGgaatgatgatgtcactgggCTCCGTGCCAGCCGTGCCCCCGGGCATCTTGGGATTGGACAGCGTGCTCAGCGACAGCGCCGACGGGCGGGGCTGCGAGTGGGCATTTTTCCTGGAGCGCTTGCGCATCTTGATGAGCAggatgacgaggaggaggatgagcacGAGGAAGATGATGCAGCCGGCCCCGATGGCTGAGAACACGGCCACTTTGGAGCCAAGGATGCCGTCCGAGTTACCTGAGGAACCGGACTGGTCCTGATTCATGGTAtctacagagagacagaaagagcgAGAGGGCTTACAGACGGTCCAGACATTATAAGGGAGGGTGGCGGGCTCAGACAAGGGGATGAatattttaattcaatttttaTTAAAGGGaggacagtttgatgtttttggAAGAACAAGATACaacaaaataagagaaaaatacaaatcaagTTGCATTCTGCCATATTTAAAGGATATGGTTAAGAGGGGAAATATAACGTTGCACAAGCCCTACAGTTCTGTTGATTGAATTGCTGCAACTTACGATTATTCTCCTTGTCAGTTAATCTGCTGGTTTTAATCAATTAGTTGGTCTATAATATGTCTGGAAATGGTGACAAAGTCAGTATTTCCCAAAGCTCAAGATGATATCCTAAAAGGTCTTGTTTGGACCACAACCCAAGATCTTCATTTTactgtctttttctttaaaaactacTGGCACCAATTAAtagattatcaaaatatttgataaattatatatatatatatacatatatatatatatatatatatatagatatatagataatatagatagtataatatttatatagatagatagatagatagatagatatatatataatattatatatatatatatatttatatatatatatatatatatatatatatatatatatatatatatatatatatatatatatatatatatatgatagttgacaactaatcaattCATCAGTTTCGGCTCTATATGCCTGTTACATATGGTGGCTTTAGTAAAAACTTGTATTTAGCAGCTCTTCAATTCAAGAGCGAGAGCGTATACTGAATTTTCACCCTTTTTGTTACATCTGCagtaattttattattttcagataCTGGGAGGATGATATTAAAGTTTCTTTCtaattcaaacaaaacattaatttaactttaaaggCTGCTTTCTGTGTAAAATCTAAGATCTGGCAGACCCCTGCACATGCAAATCATTTTCATACACTCCCTTGGAGACTGGTGAGTAATCAGAAGAGTAACAACATTTACAGTAAGCCTGTCCTGTTATGTGCAGCTCTAACTCTTCTGAGCCTAAATCAACTGTGATCACATCCCTGTTTGTTGTGTGCCCTACATGACTAACAGCCCCATTGATGTAATCTAATCAAATTAGCTCAATCAAAATAGCCTCCTAATGAAATCTGGAGTCATCACTCAACACAACAAAGATCCCGGCTTCGATAAGATTGAGCCGGGGCAACTTGTACGGCATGTTGAGGCCATGTTTGTACGGCAAAGGCCAAGTGAGATATATGAAGAAAAATGAAGGGGGGCAAATCGGAacatctgattttattttatccttttgtcTGCGGGGCTCAGAGCGGGGGAGGACGGGGCAGGAATGGGGGGCTGTTACTGGATGAGAGGGAGAATGACTGGCTCCTCCAGTGACTGAAATCTGAGAGGAACCAAATCTGTTTTCCATGTATGCATGCAGCTGCTGCCAAAGAGCAGtactcacctcctcctccccccagcaccaccaccaccaccacctctttACTGTCCATGACCCCCCCACAGGCACACAAAAGCCCCATAACTCTGGAGACTGCCGTCCACACTAATGACTGTGTCTCCGCACTCGGCTGACCACTCTGTACTTAACCATTTATAGAGGAGGGGATAACTGCGCCTTACGTCTTATCACAACTAAATGACATCACTGAAAGCTACCGTTTTCCAGCCTTATCAGTGAAATCAGAGGCGCGAGGAATTTCGTGCATTCTGGGCTCAGGAGAGCCCGAGAGAGGCTGTCAGAAATTTCATTCCTGAAATATCAGCCCTTCAAACCACAGTGACACGTCCTTCATTCCACCCTCCACTACTTCACTTGACACAATCACTGATCTAACAATGGCAGACAGGTAAAAGCCCTGGTATGGGGAAAAGTGATGCTAGAAAATCTTTTTATGGAGCAACTAATGTCAAATAAGCAATTATTAAATGAGGACGGCTTATCACATTGGGACAGGCGGAACAGACTGTACTTCGGAGGAAGTTTGTGGCTTACAAAGTTGTGGAGTAAGTCAAAAAGTTGAGAAGTGGTCCCTCCTGTGGATAGCAGTTACGAAAGGTGCTCACGGAAAACAGGAAGCGAGGAGGGCCCAGAGCAGCCGGGGAGGCTCGAGTGACTTCTTCAATTATCTTGGCTTTTAATCTTCATTTATTTGCAATTCTAATGAGTTTTAAGAAGATATATAATAAAGAAGCCTGTCTCTGAGTCTCCTTGGGTGCAGCACCATCTTTGTGTGCAGCGTGAGTGAGTAAAGTGGCTCAGGGGTGAGCTTCCTTTGTTTTGGATGCAGGTTCTTCTTGTTTGTTACAAGCTGCATTCTGATGTGTATGATTTCATTATGTACAACACTGGTTTTACACCTATTTTAGCATGTTGACCCTCCAGAAATCAAAGGAATTCCTGCGGCGTGAAAAAAGCCATACGAGAGAATTCTTACTCAGCTATGAttcttattttctcttctcaggCTAATTGAGATTAATTATTAGAGGAACCCTTGAGGCTGTGAACATtcgttttttacatttcaaaaacctTTATTTTACTAAGATATTTGCACTCCAGAAACTAGAAAGCAGAGGGAGTCTGAAGTTGCAGTTTTCTTGGGAATAATGTTGGCCTGCCAATCTGCTCACCAGGGTTTCCTGGCACCTCGGGTCCAATCTGACCCTGGTCCGGCGGACTGGGACTGGACTCCGGTATGGCGTTGTCTTCTGGAGTCTCCGGCGCCGCAGGGTTCGCCGCGTTTGGGActgtgggaaagaaaaaaaagcacagagagACTCAGCCTTGGCAAGCTGCATGCGCTGAATTACAATGACTCGTTCCTCTTCGTCAGCAaggattattttttattatcttcTGATAAGTCTTTTATACTGAGAGAAGGTTATCTTTGCATGTGTTGAAAGTGTCTCAGAAGCGGAGATGAAAGCACAAAAACGAGGAAGGACGAGTTAGCGGGAGTCTGTGAAACACGGCAGTATCCTTGTCCTGTCGTAAAAAATGAGCTCACATCTACATCAGCCGCTCCTTCAGCAAACACTCAGACAGGCATTTCCAACACTGACATATTCATGGGAGcgaagcacacacatacacacacacacacacacacacacacacacacacacacacgtaaacacacaccTACAATATTCTTACAATACACTTAGGCATGGCAGAATGAGGGTAAAGTAGTTATATattaactttttattgttttacattaTTCATCACGTTAAAAGGCCATAATATGCCTTATTTATTGCTCCTGCTTTAACTCTGGCTGAAAGAAGCACACTTTCGAATaggaggacaggaagagaagaagaggagaggagaggagaagaggaggaggaggggtaaAGGAGCTCTGAGGGGAACGCAAAGGAAACAGAcagtttatctgtctgtctgttgtgaTTTGAGCACACGCACTTTGAAGTCTTTGTGCGGTAAACACCGGTGGGTCCGCGCTGGGGCTTTTACGAGGGCAGGGCCGGCAGACAGAAGACAGTTATAAACTATTACCGAAGTCGGTCCGATGGATTCCACGGCACACTATCAGATGCATCTCCTCCATTGGGCCTTATCTGCATCTGCCCGTAGGCTTGCTCAAGGGGTGTGTGCGAGAAATAGAGAGGAGGGCATGTGAGGAGGCAATTTACATTTAAGTCCCACGTggcaagtttgtgtgtgtgtgtgtgtgtgtgtgagtgtgtgtttgagtgtaaGGGGCCTAACAGTCTGGTAGTCTACTTTTCTATTTCCACCCCAGACTCAGGCAGGGAGATGATTCGGGTGAAGGATGTCTGGAAGATAtgactgataaaaaaaagagagagaagaaaaagggaGGATGTATGGAAGGAGGAAAGTCAAACAGGGACAtaaattctacatttttttggcATTTGGCGGACATAACCGCACTATTAACAAATTGATCTCCTCTCCTCGCTCTACCCCTCTCCATGTCCGGTCCACTGCATCGCTCCGTACTGGTTGCAGCAGTGGTTGAACGTAGCCGTGAGCTGTTGTGCGCCATCAATAATTGATGAGGGAGGACAGGAGTGAGAAGTAGGAACATTCACGTATGGCAGAGGACACAGTGATCTGATTCACTCGGTGCACATAGCCCCAGCACTGTGTGTCACTGAGCATGTGCAGCGAGCGTTCTAATGTTCTGAcccatttttctgtgtgtgtactgcTGACATTTCCCTTAGCTATGCAGACAGCAACTACCTCAGAACTGCCAACCCGccagaaggagggagagggctgggggaggcggaggaggaggaggaggaggagtgagagtgagagtgagggaGACAATGATCGAgcgaca of the Sparus aurata chromosome 18, fSpaAur1.1, whole genome shotgun sequence genome contains:
- the efnb1 gene encoding ephrin-B1, whose translation is MAGLGCWKYYLWIFILMCRSALPSAKSLETIIWSSQNSKFVAGKGLVIYPDIGDKLDIICPKADQGREYEFYKLYLVKREQAESCSTVLDPNVLVNCNKPEKDIKFTIKFQEFSPNYMGLEFKRNINYYITSTSNGTVEGLENREGGVCKSRAMKVIMKVGQVPNAANPAAPETPEDNAIPESSPSPPDQGQIGPEVPGNPDTMNQDQSGSSGNSDGILGSKVAVFSAIGAGCIIFLVLILLLVILLIKMRKRSRKNAHSQPRPSALSLSTLSNPKMPGGTAGTEPSDIIIPLRTENNYCPHYEKVSGDYGHPVYIVQEMPPQSPANIYYKV